Part of the Mesotoga infera genome, GCGACTCGAGCGACAGTACTCTTTGAAGTGCGTATTTCTCTGCACTGGCGAGATGGCAGGAACTGCCGGCCTTTACCTGAACCACATAGACGCGAACGAAAGAAAGAGAGCGCTGAACTCCTTTTTGCAGGCAGCCAAGAAGGCACATGCTCTAGGAGTTAACCTTAATATCGGCAGACTTAGGGGAGTAATATGGTCCGACGGCCTCCAGAGGTCACTCGAGAGGCTTGGAGAATCGCTGGGAAAAATCGATTCATATGTGAGAAGTGAACTCGAGGGGTTGTCCGTCTTGATAGAACCATTGAGGAAGGTGGTCTGCCCGATCCTTAATAACTGTGTCGAAGCCGCCTCTTTTCTTTCTGAGAGAGAGCTGAAGAGTTTTGGAATTCTCCTTGACTCTGACCATTTCGATGAGTTGAAGGATCCCGCTTTTGTAAGTTCGAACATCGAGCTGATAAAACACGTTCACCTAGCAGATACGAATCACAAACCTCTGGGGCGGGGGGCGATTGATTTTCAGAGCTTCTTGAAAATGCTGAGTAGATCGAGTTATGTCGGTGAATACAGCGTCGAGGTCTTCTGCGATGAAGATCAGATAGAAACTCTAAGGGAAACTGCTTCATTTCTGAAAGCTTTCCCTCAAATCCTGGGGGGATCACTTTGAACAGATCGGCAGACACAAATCACTTTCAGGGAATCCAGCAGCAGCTTTACAGATCAATAAGGGATAGCATCGTAGAACTGGAAATCCCTCCCGGAGCGAGATTGACGATCGAGAAGCTGAGAAGAATCTACGGTGTTTCTTCTACTCCGGTAAGGGGGGCTCTCCACAAGCTGAAGGAAGATGGTCTTGTCGCGCCGGGAGCCGCCAAGAGTTTTTACGTAAAGGAGATTCTCGAAAATGACGTCAGGAAGCTCTTCCCGATAAGGC contains:
- a CDS encoding sugar phosphate isomerase/epimerase, giving the protein MAVSFMVANEDIPASAKVTGLTGRLEETLAAVAGAGFNSFELMIAEPEKVDVEKLKRLERQYSLKCVFLCTGEMAGTAGLYLNHIDANERKRALNSFLQAAKKAHALGVNLNIGRLRGVIWSDGLQRSLERLGESLGKIDSYVRSELEGLSVLIEPLRKVVCPILNNCVEAASFLSERELKSFGILLDSDHFDELKDPAFVSSNIELIKHVHLADTNHKPLGRGAIDFQSFLKMLSRSSYVGEYSVEVFCDEDQIETLRETASFLKAFPQILGGSL